A part of Streptomyces sp. DSM 40750 genomic DNA contains:
- the upp gene encoding uracil phosphoribosyltransferase, translating into MRLHVVDHPLVAHKLTTLRDRRTDSPTFRRLADELVTLLAYEATRDVRTEQVDITTPVASTTGVKLSHPRPLVVPILRAGLGMLDGMVRLLPTAEVGFLGMIRNEETLQASTYASRMPEDLSGRQVYVLDPMLATGGTLVAAIRELIARGADDVTAVVLLAAPEGVEIMERELAGAPVTVVTAAVDERLNEHGYIVPGLGDAGDRLYGAAE; encoded by the coding sequence ATGCGTCTCCATGTCGTCGACCACCCCCTGGTCGCTCACAAGCTCACCACGCTGCGCGACCGGCGCACCGACTCCCCGACCTTCCGTCGTCTCGCCGACGAACTGGTCACCCTGCTCGCCTACGAGGCCACGCGGGACGTGCGCACGGAGCAGGTCGACATCACGACGCCGGTCGCCTCGACCACGGGCGTCAAGCTCTCCCATCCGCGTCCGCTCGTCGTGCCGATCCTGCGGGCCGGCCTCGGCATGCTGGACGGCATGGTCCGGCTCCTGCCGACCGCCGAGGTGGGCTTCCTGGGCATGATCCGTAACGAGGAGACGCTCCAGGCCTCCACGTACGCCTCGCGCATGCCCGAGGACCTCTCCGGGCGCCAGGTGTACGTCCTCGACCCCATGCTCGCCACCGGCGGCACGCTCGTCGCCGCGATCCGTGAGCTGATCGCCCGCGGCGCGGACGACGTGACCGCCGTGGTGCTGCTCGCCGCCCCCGAGGGCGTCGAGATCATGGAGCGCGAGCTGGCGGGCGCCCCGGTGACGGTCGTGACCGCCGCCGTCGACGAGCGCCTCAACGAGCACGGCTACATCGTGCCGGGCCTGGGAGACGCGGGCGACCGGCTGTACGGCGCCGCCGAATAG
- a CDS encoding tRNA adenosine deaminase-associated protein, with protein sequence MYFAALLARTEDGWEASDRELDDVETLSDLADLAREASPEDDTVLVLIEQEDAWFGVVRIDGEEDPRIYVSDAAAAARSSYGEILLTDELLGREPGDDDPDLDALDLDGTEDGEPDDEDDDTAAEAVPHSPVGDSEILDDLGVSEKELRALDADDALNSIAEALGASEVLETVR encoded by the coding sequence GTGTACTTCGCCGCACTGCTCGCGCGCACCGAAGACGGGTGGGAAGCGAGCGACAGAGAGCTCGACGATGTGGAAACCCTGTCGGATCTGGCCGACCTGGCCCGTGAAGCCTCGCCCGAGGACGACACGGTGCTGGTGCTCATCGAGCAGGAGGACGCGTGGTTCGGCGTCGTCCGCATCGATGGCGAGGAAGACCCTCGTATCTACGTCTCTGACGCCGCCGCCGCTGCCCGCAGCAGCTACGGCGAGATCCTGCTCACCGACGAACTGCTCGGAAGGGAGCCCGGCGACGACGACCCCGACCTGGACGCCCTCGACCTCGACGGCACGGAGGACGGTGAGCCTGACGACGAGGACGACGACACGGCCGCCGAGGCCGTGCCGCACAGCCCGGTCGGCGACAGCGAGATCCTCGACGACCTGGGGGTGAGCGAGAAGGAGCTGCGCGCCCTCGACGCCGACGACGCCCTCAACTCGATCGCCGAGGCCCTCGGGGCGTCGGAGGTCCTGGAGACGGTCCGCTAG
- the tadA gene encoding tRNA adenosine(34) deaminase TadA yields MRLALAEAGRAAEGGDVPVGAVVLSPDGTTVLATGHNEREATGDPTAHAEVLAVRRAAAALGEWRLIGCTLVVTLEPCTMCAGALVQSRVDRVVYGARDEKAGATGSLWDVVRDRRLNHRPEVVEGVLADECARLLTDFFRTR; encoded by the coding sequence ATGCGGCTCGCCCTGGCCGAGGCCGGGCGGGCCGCCGAGGGCGGTGACGTCCCGGTCGGTGCGGTCGTCCTGTCCCCGGACGGCACGACCGTGCTGGCCACCGGGCACAACGAACGTGAGGCGACCGGCGACCCGACCGCCCACGCGGAGGTGCTCGCCGTCCGCCGGGCGGCGGCAGCACTCGGCGAATGGCGGCTGATCGGCTGCACGCTCGTCGTCACCCTCGAACCCTGCACGATGTGCGCGGGCGCGCTCGTGCAGTCCCGGGTCGACCGGGTCGTCTACGGCGCCCGTGACGAGAAGGCCGGCGCCACCGGCTCCCTCTGGGACGTCGTACGCGACCGTCGGCTCAACCACCGCCCCGAGGTCGTCGAGGGCGTACTCGCCGACGAGTGCGCCCGCCTCCTCACCGACTTCTTCCGCACCCGTTGA
- a CDS encoding Dabb family protein encodes MIRHLVLFKLNEGVERDDPRVVKGVDAFRALDGKIEGIRFWELGWNLSDRPIAYDFAINSAFDDADALRTYVEHPDHQAGVALWHEFATWIIADYEF; translated from the coding sequence ATGATCCGCCACCTGGTCCTCTTCAAGCTCAACGAGGGTGTCGAGCGCGACGACCCGCGCGTCGTGAAGGGCGTGGACGCCTTCCGCGCGCTCGACGGCAAGATCGAGGGGATCCGCTTCTGGGAGCTGGGCTGGAACCTCAGCGACCGGCCCATCGCCTACGACTTCGCGATCAACTCGGCGTTCGACGACGCGGACGCGCTGCGCACCTACGTCGAGCACCCGGACCACCAGGCCGGCGTCGCCCTGTGGCACGAGTTCGCCACGTGGATCATCGCCGACTACGAGTTCTGA
- a CDS encoding RNA polymerase sigma factor SigF translates to MDEEVALTVSASTAPPQEDVPAPDPSPTQVTAPVPEKRRGADTRALTQMLFGELKHLVPGTPEHNRVRGALIEANLPLVRYAAARFRSRNEPMEDVVQVGTIGLINAIDRFDPDRGVQFPTFAMPTVVGEIKRYFRDNVRTVHVPRRLHELWVQVNGATEDLTTAFGRTPSTAEIAERLRITEDEVLSCIEAGRSYHATSLEAAQEGDGMPGLLDRLGYEDPELDGVEHRDLVRHLLVQLPEREQRILLLRYYSNLTQSQISAELGVSQMHVSRLLARSFARLRSANRIEA, encoded by the coding sequence ATGGATGAAGAGGTGGCGTTGACCGTGTCGGCCAGTACTGCGCCTCCCCAGGAAGACGTCCCGGCTCCCGATCCCTCGCCGACCCAGGTCACGGCCCCCGTCCCGGAGAAACGTCGCGGCGCCGACACCCGGGCGCTCACCCAGATGCTCTTCGGTGAGCTGAAGCATCTGGTGCCGGGCACCCCGGAGCACAACCGCGTGCGCGGGGCGCTCATCGAGGCGAACCTCCCACTCGTGCGCTACGCGGCCGCCCGCTTCCGCTCCCGCAACGAACCCATGGAGGACGTGGTCCAGGTCGGCACCATCGGGCTGATCAACGCCATCGACCGGTTCGATCCGGACCGGGGCGTACAGTTCCCGACCTTCGCGATGCCGACCGTCGTCGGCGAGATCAAGCGGTACTTCCGCGACAACGTCCGCACGGTCCACGTCCCGCGCCGGCTGCACGAGCTGTGGGTGCAGGTGAACGGCGCGACCGAGGACCTCACCACCGCCTTCGGACGCACCCCCTCCACCGCCGAGATCGCCGAGCGGCTGCGCATCACCGAGGACGAGGTCCTGTCCTGCATCGAGGCGGGACGCTCGTACCACGCGACCTCGCTGGAGGCCGCCCAGGAGGGCGACGGAATGCCGGGGCTCCTCGACCGGCTCGGCTACGAGGACCCCGAGCTCGACGGCGTCGAACACCGCGACCTCGTACGGCATCTCCTCGTCCAACTCCCCGAACGCGAGCAGCGGATCCTGCTGCTCCGGTACTACAGCAACCTCACGCAGTCGCAGATCAGCGCGGAGCTGGGGGTCTCCCAGATGCATGTGTCGCGGCTGCTGGCCCGGAGCTTCGCGCGGCTGCGGTCGGCCAACCGGATCGAGGCGTAG
- a CDS encoding RNA polymerase sigma factor SigF, with amino-acid sequence MSADQGSSKVLTLDKSETAPDAIQAPQDLQALEDLPGPPAPPVTDFPALSASANIDTRTLSRSLFLRLAALDENSPERAYVRDTLIELNLPLVRYAAARFRSRNEPMEDIVQVGTIGLIKAIDRFDCQRGVEFPTFAMPTVVGEIKRFFRDTSWSVRVPRRLQELRLALTKASDELSQKLDRSPTVTELAAVLGVSEEDVVDGLAVGNAYTASSLDSPAPEDDGGEGSLADRLGYEDTALEGVEYRESLKPLLAKLPPRERRIIMLRFFANMTQSQIGEEVGISQMHVSRLLTRTLAQLREGLISD; translated from the coding sequence ATGTCCGCAGACCAGGGCAGCTCGAAGGTGCTCACGCTCGACAAGAGCGAGACCGCGCCCGACGCTATCCAGGCCCCTCAGGACCTTCAGGCGCTTGAGGACCTTCCCGGTCCCCCGGCTCCTCCGGTGACTGACTTCCCGGCCTTGTCGGCCTCGGCGAACATCGACACCCGCACCCTGTCCCGCTCCCTGTTCCTGCGGCTGGCCGCACTCGACGAGAACAGCCCCGAGCGTGCCTATGTCCGGGACACCCTCATCGAGCTCAACCTCCCGCTGGTGCGTTACGCCGCCGCCCGTTTCCGGTCGCGCAACGAGCCCATGGAGGACATCGTCCAGGTCGGAACGATCGGCCTGATCAAGGCGATCGACCGCTTCGACTGCCAACGGGGCGTGGAGTTCCCGACGTTCGCGATGCCGACGGTCGTGGGCGAGATCAAGCGGTTCTTCCGCGACACCTCGTGGTCGGTCCGCGTCCCGCGGCGCCTCCAGGAGCTGCGCCTGGCCCTCACCAAGGCCAGCGACGAGCTGTCCCAGAAGCTCGACCGCTCCCCGACGGTCACCGAACTCGCCGCCGTACTGGGCGTGTCCGAGGAGGACGTCGTCGACGGCCTCGCGGTGGGCAACGCGTACACGGCGTCGTCGCTGGACTCCCCGGCCCCCGAGGACGACGGTGGCGAGGGCTCCCTCGCGGACCGCCTCGGCTACGAGGACACGGCGCTGGAGGGCGTGGAGTACCGCGAGTCCCTGAAGCCGCTGCTGGCCAAGCTGCCGCCCCGCGAGCGCCGGATCATCATGCTCCGCTTCTTCGCGAACATGACGCAGTCCCAGATCGGCGAGGAGGTCGGCATCTCCCAGATGCACGTCTCCCGCCTGCTCACCCGGACCCTGGCCCAGCTCCGCGAGGGCCTGATCTCCGACTGA
- a CDS encoding MarR family winged helix-turn-helix transcriptional regulator, translating into MAGQAHYEELARQLSAIGAVKREIGRMLPYDCPGGSAGVLTLLGRHGDMRMSRLAELLSVDMSVTSRHVAHVAERGWIERLPDPADRRSRILRLTPEGRAMIAELYRRSSRLMAERLSDWSDDEVGQLARLLGRLRESFDAAAPPRTPV; encoded by the coding sequence ATGGCCGGGCAGGCGCACTACGAGGAGCTGGCGCGACAGCTCAGTGCCATCGGGGCCGTGAAGCGGGAGATCGGTCGGATGCTGCCGTACGACTGCCCCGGCGGATCGGCGGGAGTCCTGACCCTGCTGGGGCGGCACGGCGACATGCGGATGAGCAGGCTCGCCGAGCTGCTCTCGGTGGACATGTCGGTGACCAGTCGTCATGTCGCGCACGTCGCCGAGCGAGGCTGGATCGAACGCCTCCCCGACCCGGCGGACAGACGCTCCCGCATCCTCCGCCTGACCCCCGAGGGCCGGGCCATGATCGCCGAGCTGTACCGGCGCAGCAGCCGGCTGATGGCCGAACGGCTGAGCGACTGGTCCGACGACGAGGTCGGACAGCTCGCCCGGCTCCTGGGCCGGCTGCGCGAGAGCTTCGACGCCGCCGCACCGCCCCGCACACCCGTGTAG
- a CDS encoding MFS transporter — protein MATTTPAGVRAHAKHGGGTAKGAPHSGGDDAPMTHRQIMEALTGLLLGMFVAILSSTIVSNALPDIIKDLGGGQSAYTWVVTASLLAMTASTPLWGKLADLFSKKLLIQLALVIFVLGSAAAGLSQNAGTLIAFRAVQGIGMGGLSSLAQIILAAMISPRERGRYNGYLGATFATAMVGGPLVGGVITDTDWLGWRWCFYVGVPFAVIALIVLQRTLHLPVVRRKVKVDWAGAFLITGAVCLLLIWVTFAGDKYDWVSWQTYAMVGGTLALLAVFVLVEAKASEPIMPLRLFRNRTIALASLASLFVGVAMFAGTIFFSQYFQLARDKSPTMSGVLTIPMIAGLFVSSTVSGQVITRTGRWKAWLLAGGVLVTSGLGLLGTLRHDTAYWHVAIFMALLGLGVGMMMQNLVLCTQNQVDPGDLGAASSVVTFFRSLGGAIGVSALGAVLSHRITHYTEEGLAKLGVSGSATGHGEIPDLDALPAPIRTVIESAYGHGIGDVFLYAAPFAALALVFSLFIKEVPLRTHGALAQAAEAKAGETDGEAEVPDAAPAPAMAAVAAASAETQASAAVPVSGHGSGGGGGIPVRGHVRGAESAPVPRAAVTLISLGGRQLGRSVAGADGTYVVDAPGAGSYVLIAAADGFQPQASTVVVNGEPVAYDILLSGTSGLSGVVRTAGAGAPVKDAMVVVTDVRGDVLAGGVTGEQGEFGFGELVPGAVTVAVNAAGYRPRALPVEVGGTGVTRIEVDLEAGARLQGVVRAPGGPLADARVTLVDAAGNVAGTAITGADGAYAFTDLDGGEYTVIATGYPPVATALTVAGLGVDGHDIELAHPGE, from the coding sequence ATGGCAACAACCACACCAGCCGGTGTGCGGGCTCACGCCAAGCACGGAGGCGGCACCGCCAAGGGTGCCCCCCACAGCGGTGGCGACGACGCCCCGATGACGCACCGGCAGATCATGGAAGCGCTGACCGGGCTGTTGCTCGGCATGTTCGTGGCGATCCTCTCGTCGACGATCGTGTCGAACGCGCTGCCGGACATCATCAAGGACCTGGGCGGCGGGCAGAGCGCGTACACCTGGGTGGTGACCGCGTCGCTGCTCGCGATGACGGCGTCCACCCCCCTGTGGGGCAAGCTCGCCGACCTGTTCTCCAAGAAGCTGCTGATCCAGCTGGCCCTCGTCATCTTCGTGCTCGGGTCGGCCGCGGCCGGGCTGTCCCAGAACGCCGGGACGCTCATCGCGTTCCGCGCGGTCCAGGGCATCGGCATGGGCGGGCTGTCCTCGCTGGCGCAGATCATCCTCGCGGCGATGATCTCCCCGCGCGAACGCGGCCGGTACAACGGCTACCTCGGCGCCACCTTCGCGACCGCCATGGTCGGCGGCCCGCTGGTCGGCGGGGTCATCACCGACACCGACTGGCTCGGCTGGCGCTGGTGCTTCTACGTCGGCGTGCCCTTCGCGGTCATCGCCCTGATCGTGCTCCAGCGGACCCTGCACCTGCCGGTCGTCCGGCGCAAGGTCAAGGTCGACTGGGCGGGCGCGTTCCTCATCACGGGCGCGGTCTGCCTGTTGCTGATCTGGGTGACGTTCGCCGGTGACAAGTACGACTGGGTGTCCTGGCAGACGTACGCGATGGTCGGCGGCACGCTCGCGCTGCTCGCGGTCTTCGTGCTGGTCGAGGCGAAGGCGAGCGAGCCGATCATGCCGCTGCGGCTGTTCCGCAACCGGACGATCGCGCTGGCCTCGCTGGCCTCGCTCTTCGTCGGTGTCGCGATGTTCGCGGGCACCATCTTCTTCAGCCAGTACTTCCAGCTGGCCCGCGACAAGTCCCCGACCATGTCCGGTGTCCTGACCATCCCGATGATCGCCGGCCTGTTCGTCTCGTCGACCGTCTCCGGACAGGTCATCACCCGCACCGGCCGCTGGAAGGCCTGGCTGCTCGCCGGCGGTGTGCTGGTGACCTCGGGCCTCGGACTGCTGGGCACGCTGCGCCACGACACCGCGTACTGGCACGTGGCGATCTTCATGGCCCTGCTCGGGCTCGGCGTCGGCATGATGATGCAGAACCTCGTGCTGTGCACCCAGAACCAGGTGGACCCCGGCGACCTGGGCGCCGCCAGCTCGGTCGTCACCTTCTTCCGCTCCCTCGGCGGCGCGATCGGCGTCTCCGCGCTGGGCGCGGTCCTGAGCCACCGGATCACCCACTACACGGAGGAGGGCCTCGCCAAGCTCGGTGTGTCCGGCTCCGCCACGGGCCACGGCGAGATTCCCGACCTGGACGCGCTGCCCGCGCCGATCCGCACGGTCATCGAAAGTGCCTACGGCCACGGCATCGGAGACGTCTTCCTCTACGCCGCCCCCTTCGCCGCCCTCGCGCTCGTCTTCTCCCTCTTCATCAAGGAAGTGCCGCTGAGGACCCACGGGGCGCTCGCCCAGGCGGCGGAGGCCAAGGCGGGGGAGACCGACGGGGAGGCGGAAGTGCCGGACGCCGCGCCGGCTCCGGCCATGGCCGCGGTGGCTGCGGCTTCCGCCGAGACACAGGCTTCGGCCGCGGTCCCGGTATCGGGCCACGGCAGCGGTGGCGGTGGCGGGATTCCCGTACGGGGTCATGTCCGCGGCGCCGAGAGCGCGCCCGTGCCCCGGGCCGCCGTCACCCTGATCTCGCTCGGCGGGCGGCAGCTCGGCCGTTCGGTCGCGGGGGCCGACGGGACCTACGTGGTGGACGCGCCCGGCGCCGGGTCGTATGTGCTGATCGCGGCCGCCGACGGGTTCCAGCCGCAGGCATCCACGGTGGTCGTGAACGGCGAGCCGGTCGCGTACGACATCCTGCTGAGCGGTACGAGCGGGCTGAGCGGTGTCGTGCGGACCGCCGGGGCCGGGGCGCCCGTGAAGGACGCCATGGTCGTGGTGACCGATGTGCGCGGGGATGTGCTGGCCGGCGGAGTCACCGGTGAGCAGGGCGAGTTCGGCTTCGGCGAGCTGGTGCCGGGTGCGGTCACCGTCGCGGTGAACGCCGCCGGGTACCGCCCGCGCGCCCTGCCCGTCGAGGTCGGCGGCACCGGCGTCACCCGGATCGAGGTCGACCTGGAGGCCGGGGCCCGGCTCCAGGGGGTCGTACGGGCGCCGGGCGGGCCGTTGGCCGACGCCCGCGTGACCCTCGTCGACGCGGCGGGCAACGTGGCCGGTACGGCCATCACCGGAGCGGACGGGGCGTACGCCTTCACCGACCTGGACGGCGGGGAGTACACGGTGATCGCCACCGGGTACCCGCCCGTGGCCACGGCCCTGACGGTCGCCGGCCTCGGCGTCGACGGCCACGACATCGAACTCGCCCACCCCGGCGAGTAG
- a CDS encoding YceI family protein, protein MGLTARIRTRDGWAVSHAVVTVTDMTGTQMLRAEADTEGAVHDPTALAPGAYTVIVTAVGYAPFATGALVTEGGTSRPSEAESGGGRVEIGTVTLSRLGGTELPPPGPWTIDPAHSSVAAVAQHLGISSVRGRFTDFSGSIEIAPSPDEGTKSRVKAVIRAASIDTGNGMRDQHLRSPDFLDVERHPELTYVSTGLTPAGPDRWTVHGELGMHGVVRPVDLDLAHLGTGPDPWGGTRAAFRATTELRREDFAMNYNQVVRAGIAAIGTTLRVELDIQAVQGETLPQGQAFAQA, encoded by the coding sequence ATGGGACTGACCGCGAGGATCCGCACCCGGGACGGATGGGCCGTGTCGCACGCGGTCGTCACCGTGACCGACATGACCGGTACGCAGATGCTGCGGGCCGAGGCGGACACCGAAGGGGCTGTGCACGACCCCACGGCGCTCGCGCCCGGCGCGTACACCGTGATCGTCACGGCGGTCGGATACGCGCCGTTCGCCACCGGTGCCCTCGTGACGGAGGGGGGTACCTCCCGCCCGAGCGAAGCCGAGAGTGGGGGAGGCCGGGTCGAGATCGGCACCGTCACCCTCTCCCGGCTCGGCGGCACGGAACTGCCCCCGCCCGGGCCCTGGACCATCGACCCCGCCCACTCCTCCGTCGCCGCCGTGGCCCAGCACCTCGGCATCTCCAGCGTCCGCGGCCGCTTCACCGACTTCTCGGGCTCGATCGAGATCGCCCCGAGCCCGGACGAGGGGACCAAGTCCCGGGTGAAGGCGGTGATCCGGGCCGCCTCGATCGACACGGGAAACGGAATGCGGGACCAGCACCTACGGTCCCCGGACTTCCTGGACGTCGAACGGCACCCCGAGCTCACCTATGTCTCGACGGGGCTCACACCCGCCGGCCCCGACCGCTGGACCGTCCACGGTGAGCTGGGCATGCACGGGGTCGTCCGGCCGGTCGACCTGGACCTCGCCCACCTCGGCACCGGCCCGGACCCCTGGGGCGGCACGCGCGCCGCCTTCCGGGCCACCACCGAACTCCGCCGCGAGGACTTCGCCATGAACTACAACCAGGTGGTGCGGGCGGGCATCGCGGCGATCGGTACGACGCTGAGGGTGGAGCTGGACATCCAGGCGGTCCAGGGCGAGACGCTGCCGCAGGGCCAGGCATTCGCGCAGGCATAG
- a CDS encoding PPOX class F420-dependent oxidoreductase, whose translation MARNIATNTTVSLEDLLDFVRPRHRALLLTRRADGSPQASPLTCGVDDSGRIVVSTYPERAKTRNAKRDERVSVVVLSDDWDGPWVQIDGTAEVIDSPDSVEPLVEYFRNISGEHPDWDEYRAAMLKQGKSIIRVTPTKWGPVATGGFPARLVSGD comes from the coding sequence ATGGCACGGAACATCGCGACCAACACGACGGTATCCCTCGAAGACCTGCTCGACTTCGTACGCCCCCGGCACCGGGCACTCCTGCTCACCCGACGGGCCGACGGCAGCCCCCAGGCCTCCCCCCTGACCTGCGGCGTCGACGACTCGGGACGCATCGTCGTCTCCACCTACCCCGAGCGCGCCAAGACACGGAACGCCAAGCGGGACGAGCGGGTGAGCGTCGTCGTACTCAGCGACGACTGGGACGGTCCCTGGGTCCAGATCGACGGCACGGCCGAGGTCATCGACTCCCCGGACTCCGTCGAGCCGCTGGTGGAGTACTTCCGGAACATCTCCGGCGAACACCCGGACTGGGACGAGTACCGCGCGGCCATGCTCAAACAGGGCAAGTCGATCATCCGGGTCACACCGACGAAGTGGGGCCCGGTGGCCACCGGTGGCTTCCCGGCACGACTGGTGTCCGGGGACTGA
- a CDS encoding TetR/AcrR family transcriptional regulator, translating into MVRAAGRAEGAARASVWLVGKARAGRSGQPSGLDRERITETAVRLLDAEGLAKFSMRRLAAELNVTAMSVYWYVDTKDDLLELALDRAFGEMRLPPEESDEDWRDQLRTLAEQYRAVLVRHPWVSPLAGTFLNIGPHSLDFSLAVQRVIRRTGLPTRGQAGAISAVFQFVYGFGTIEGHFVQRCATAGMTQEEYFRHAMSAVSGPPEYHEVVQQSADLMEARGGDTVEEMRERDFAYALETLVAGIEVMAERG; encoded by the coding sequence ATGGTGAGGGCTGCCGGTCGGGCCGAAGGCGCCGCGCGGGCCAGTGTCTGGCTGGTGGGCAAGGCGCGGGCGGGGCGGAGCGGGCAGCCGTCCGGGCTGGACCGGGAGCGGATCACGGAGACGGCCGTACGGCTGCTGGACGCGGAGGGGCTGGCCAAGTTCTCGATGCGCCGGCTGGCCGCCGAGCTGAACGTGACGGCGATGTCGGTCTACTGGTACGTGGACACCAAGGACGATCTGCTGGAACTGGCGCTGGACCGGGCGTTCGGCGAGATGCGGCTGCCCCCGGAGGAGTCCGACGAGGACTGGCGGGACCAGCTGCGCACGCTGGCCGAGCAGTACCGGGCGGTGCTGGTCCGCCACCCCTGGGTGTCGCCCCTCGCCGGCACCTTCCTCAACATCGGCCCGCACTCGCTGGACTTCTCGCTCGCCGTGCAGCGCGTGATCCGCCGCACCGGCCTGCCCACGCGCGGCCAGGCCGGTGCCATCTCGGCGGTCTTCCAGTTCGTGTACGGCTTCGGCACCATCGAGGGTCACTTCGTGCAGCGCTGCGCCACCGCCGGGATGACCCAGGAGGAGTACTTCCGGCACGCCATGAGCGCGGTCTCCGGCCCCCCCGAGTACCACGAGGTCGTCCAGCAATCCGCGGACCTCATGGAGGCCCGCGGCGGCGACACCGTCGAGGAGATGCGCGAACGGGACTTCGCCTACGCCTTGGAGACCCTCGTCGCCGGCATCGAGGTGATGGCGGAACGGGGCTGA
- a CDS encoding MFS transporter, translated as MYSMPTPAAPTESPGAIAQGHPRRWLILGVICLAQLTVLLDNTVLNVAIPSLTEELGAATSDIQWMINAYSLVQSGLLLSAGSAADRYGRKKMLIAGLVLFGIGSLVAGLAQSTGQLIAARAGMGVGGALLLTTTLAVAMQIFASEEQPKAIGIWSAVNALGFAAGPLLGGFMLGHFWWGAIFLINLPVAALGLVAVIALIPESKAVSIRGTTPGPPVQGDRPDLLGALLSTIGMTALVYAIISGPEHGWTSGQVTATAAVAVVVLGAFAYWESRIPYPMLDLHFFRDRRFIGAVAGAVLITFGMGGALFLLTQHLQFVLGYDALEAGLRTAPLALVVVVLNFSGLSAKWTVRLGMPVSIALGMVLMSGGLASIATMASGGYAGTLLGLVLIGVGCAIANPAMAHAIMSSIPPAKAGVGAGINGTLAEFGTGLGVAVLGAVLNSRFAALISVAAASLPAALAAADTAAEKAEVVDAFSAGLETSLLVGAVAVLLGGLVAAGLLRRAEKGDAELVIAH; from the coding sequence GTGTACAGCATGCCGACCCCCGCCGCCCCGACCGAGTCTCCCGGTGCCATCGCCCAGGGCCACCCCCGGCGCTGGCTGATCCTCGGCGTCATCTGTCTCGCCCAGCTCACCGTGCTGCTGGACAACACCGTGCTGAACGTGGCGATCCCCTCCCTCACCGAGGAGTTGGGGGCGGCCACGTCGGACATCCAGTGGATGATCAACGCGTACTCGCTGGTGCAGTCGGGCCTGCTGCTCTCCGCGGGCAGCGCGGCCGACCGCTACGGCCGTAAGAAGATGCTGATCGCGGGCCTGGTGCTGTTCGGCATCGGCTCGCTGGTGGCCGGACTCGCCCAGTCCACCGGGCAGTTGATCGCCGCGCGGGCGGGGATGGGCGTCGGCGGCGCGCTGCTCCTCACCACGACCCTCGCCGTGGCCATGCAGATCTTCGCGTCCGAGGAGCAGCCGAAGGCGATCGGCATCTGGAGCGCGGTCAACGCCCTCGGTTTCGCGGCCGGCCCTCTCCTCGGCGGTTTCATGCTGGGCCACTTCTGGTGGGGCGCGATCTTCCTGATCAACCTGCCGGTCGCCGCGCTGGGCCTGGTGGCCGTGATCGCCCTGATCCCCGAGTCGAAGGCTGTGTCCATCCGGGGGACAACCCCCGGACCCCCGGTGCAGGGCGACCGGCCGGACCTGCTGGGCGCGCTGCTGTCGACCATCGGCATGACCGCCCTCGTCTACGCGATCATCTCGGGCCCCGAGCACGGCTGGACGTCCGGTCAGGTGACGGCCACGGCCGCCGTCGCCGTGGTCGTCCTCGGGGCCTTCGCGTACTGGGAGAGCCGTATCCCGTATCCCATGCTCGACCTGCACTTCTTTCGCGACCGGCGGTTCATCGGCGCCGTCGCGGGCGCGGTCCTCATCACCTTCGGCATGGGCGGCGCGCTCTTCCTGCTGACCCAGCATCTGCAGTTCGTGCTCGGCTACGACGCGTTGGAGGCGGGGCTGCGGACCGCGCCCCTCGCCCTGGTCGTCGTCGTGCTCAACTTCTCCGGGCTGTCGGCGAAGTGGACGGTCAGGCTCGGGATGCCGGTGTCGATCGCGCTGGGCATGGTGCTGATGTCCGGCGGTCTGGCCTCCATCGCGACGATGGCCTCCGGCGGTTACGCCGGGACCCTGCTCGGACTGGTGCTGATCGGGGTGGGCTGCGCGATCGCCAACCCCGCGATGGCACACGCGATCATGAGCTCGATTCCGCCGGCCAAGGCGGGGGTGGGCGCCGGGATCAACGGCACGCTCGCGGAGTTCGGGACGGGGTTGGGGGTGGCCGTGTTGGGCGCGGTGCTCAACTCCCGGTTCGCGGCGCTGATTTCCGTGGCGGCCGCGTCGTTGCCTGCGGCGTTGGCGGCGGCGGACACGGCGGCGGAGAAGGCCGAGGTGGTGGACGCGTTTTCCGCCGGGCTGGAGACGAGTCTGTTGGTGGGGGCGGTGGCTGTGCTGCTCGGGGGGTTGGTGGCTGCGGGGCTGCTGCGCAGGGCGGAGAAGGGGGATGCGGAGTTGGTGATCGCCCACTGA